A part of Citrifermentans bremense genomic DNA contains:
- a CDS encoding GSU3473 family protein, protein MLVQVNWTNNRYDYVNDYMLDSLIEAGVVARFLRSTGWVTVGVDPIRSANHPQMYNGPERRMFGECNTQ, encoded by the coding sequence ATGCTTGTTCAGGTGAATTGGACAAACAATCGTTACGACTACGTGAATGATTACATGCTTGACAGTCTGATAGAGGCTGGAGTTGTCGCCAGATTCCTTCGCTCCACAGGTTGGGTCACCGTCGGCGTTGATCCCATCCGCTCCGCAAACCACCCCCAGATGTATAACGGTCCCGAGAGAAGAATGTTCGGTGAGTGCAACACCCAGTGA
- a CDS encoding M1 family metallopeptidase — translation MRFSLIYGAMVLFVMAGGGGAGAAELGPRVKVQEISISLEPERHLVTGQSDVIFDHGADRVSLDLAATAQVESVRAAGKEIPFNFARGKLVLDLPEGDSLKVTVYYRAEFNDPVSRSPAASEDPSYGVNAAITAGGTFLGGASHWYPVPAQVPLSRKITITAPAGIEGITNGARVLRETSGKVTKSVWQESRPVGVPSVSAGPYLVEERQVSGVRLYSYLYRSNANLAPRYLEAAAKYLSFYQDLIGPYPFEKFAIVENFFPTGYGFPSFTLLGGAVIRLPFIADTSLPHEIAHSWWGNGIDVDLSQGNWCEGLVTYLADYLLKERRSPAEALEYRKQLLIDYASLVNAENDFPLTSFVSRNDPASRAIGYGKGAMLFHMIRSEIGDDAFFNALRALARDRMYASASWRDIVAAFSRSAGRDLHHWLEPWLSRPGGPRLSLAQVEKKRQGDGWLVTGTVLQPSPPFEVRLPLRLEMESGAIEKVVPVPDQNATRFAVFTSARPKRIHLDPAASIFRIISPTEIPATVNSLKGSTSLLGVITQDCQVQPEIFKAMLASLSQGDARVMVESALDQDQAASHDVVFCGKPQRLSLPSIPPEVETAYESAIAVAGGDTLLFVVLKRPSTERGVVALFQPETVESAKKYAWKITHYGKYGFVIFSAGAIQSKGTGNATGEGGVVDLSD, via the coding sequence GTGAGATTTTCATTGATCTATGGTGCTATGGTTCTCTTTGTAATGGCTGGGGGAGGGGGGGCTGGCGCTGCCGAACTGGGGCCACGGGTGAAGGTGCAGGAGATTTCCATCTCGCTGGAGCCTGAGCGCCACTTGGTAACGGGGCAGAGCGACGTTATTTTCGACCATGGTGCCGATCGGGTTTCGCTGGATTTGGCTGCAACGGCGCAAGTAGAGTCAGTTCGCGCCGCTGGCAAAGAAATCCCCTTCAACTTTGCGCGGGGGAAACTCGTTTTGGATCTCCCTGAAGGGGACAGCTTAAAAGTAACGGTCTACTATCGGGCCGAGTTCAACGATCCCGTTTCTCGAAGCCCTGCGGCAAGTGAGGATCCAAGTTACGGTGTCAATGCTGCGATCACTGCAGGGGGGACTTTTCTGGGTGGCGCGTCGCACTGGTACCCCGTTCCGGCGCAGGTGCCTCTGAGCCGCAAAATCACCATAACCGCACCGGCTGGCATAGAGGGCATCACCAACGGAGCCAGGGTGCTCAGGGAAACATCAGGGAAAGTGACTAAGTCAGTCTGGCAGGAGTCCCGGCCGGTTGGGGTGCCATCTGTCAGTGCCGGGCCATACCTCGTCGAGGAGAGGCAGGTATCTGGTGTCAGGCTTTACAGCTACCTATACCGCAGCAACGCCAATTTGGCGCCTCGTTACCTGGAGGCGGCGGCGAAATACCTGTCCTTTTATCAGGACCTCATTGGTCCCTATCCTTTTGAAAAGTTTGCGATCGTGGAAAACTTTTTCCCGACGGGGTATGGTTTCCCCTCCTTTACGCTTCTCGGTGGGGCTGTGATCAGACTTCCCTTCATCGCCGACACCAGTCTTCCCCATGAGATAGCGCATTCTTGGTGGGGTAACGGGATAGACGTCGACCTGAGTCAGGGGAACTGGTGCGAGGGGCTCGTCACCTATCTCGCAGATTACCTGCTAAAGGAGCGCAGGTCACCAGCCGAGGCGTTGGAATACCGCAAACAACTCCTGATCGACTACGCCTCGCTGGTTAATGCTGAAAACGATTTTCCCCTCACAAGTTTTGTCAGTCGCAACGATCCTGCTTCCCGGGCAATAGGTTACGGCAAAGGAGCGATGCTGTTTCACATGATCCGTTCTGAAATAGGTGATGATGCGTTTTTCAATGCCCTGCGGGCATTAGCTCGCGACCGCATGTATGCTTCGGCTTCCTGGCGGGATATTGTTGCCGCGTTCTCACGTAGTGCTGGCCGTGACCTTCATCATTGGCTTGAGCCGTGGCTGTCCCGCCCTGGTGGACCACGTCTTTCACTTGCACAGGTGGAGAAGAAACGCCAGGGGGATGGATGGCTGGTGACCGGAACCGTCTTGCAGCCATCTCCTCCATTCGAGGTACGATTGCCGCTACGGCTTGAGATGGAGAGCGGAGCAATTGAAAAGGTGGTGCCGGTGCCAGATCAAAATGCAACCAGGTTTGCCGTATTCACGTCTGCACGACCAAAGCGGATCCATCTTGACCCTGCTGCCTCAATTTTTCGAATAATTTCCCCAACAGAGATCCCTGCTACCGTAAACAGCTTAAAAGGGTCAACGTCGCTACTCGGTGTCATTACACAAGATTGCCAGGTGCAACCCGAGATATTTAAGGCGATGCTCGCATCGCTTTCCCAAGGTGACGCGCGAGTAATGGTAGAATCCGCCTTGGACCAGGACCAGGCTGCTTCACACGATGTCGTCTTTTGCGGAAAGCCACAGAGGTTGTCTCTGCCTTCCATTCCTCCGGAAGTAGAAACAGCCTATGAGTCAGCAATTGCAGTCGCAGGCGGGGACACCCTTCTTTTCGTGGTGCTAAAACGGCCTTCCACGGAAAGAGGAGTTGTCGCGTTGTTTCAGCCGGAAACAGTTGAATCAGCTAAAAAATATGCGTGGAAAATTACCCATTATGGCAAATATGGTTTTGTCATTTTTTCTGCTGGCGCCATTCAATCCAAGGGGACCGGTAACGCAACCGGAGAAGGTGGCGTAGTAGACTTATCAGACTAA
- the prsT gene encoding XrtA/PEP-CTERM system TPR-repeat protein PrsT — MLKKFSLVLVILLTCIGCDSKTKESLYNEGVQQLEVSNPGAAIVFFKNALEKDGNYLDARFQLAKAYAALGKYEQAEKEFTKVLTQNPSRDEVLLELARLNNAAGKGDLSFGYATQYLSRHPGTVEGLEAAGISCLVQKKYQDARQYLIQALNVDPSRSTTKLKLASVDMATGDIEKAKALLNEVAQADQKNFKALYMLAAIENSSGHGERAATLYQRILQLDQNQINAQYKLGLLLLEKGEVDKADQSADQMIKTFPSKGDGYRLKGLAAFYRKKFDEAITSLQQSVKLSPTLEAYHFLGLSYYSKGELENALSQFRVVLDRVPEARKSRLMTAQTLLAQKRTEDGITEIKKVLASDDKDALAHNLLGGAYMSQGLFEDGMRELNLATKLDPKMVNAHLKKGAFYFSKGRYAEGETELATAVQAAPDAQNNRLLLASYYQSQKKTAKALSTLQSGLKGGKTDAPLYNAIASLQLSAGKKAEGIKTLEQAKQVDPAFAATYQNLAGVYAATGDYPRAMAELNQLLARNPGNLRALLGLAALSDISGKEADAVAYYQKATQTKAPEAFLALAGYHQKKGNTAKAIAVLDEEIKLDPRAISALEAKGRILASQKEYQKALKVFDQVEALNEERGVALKIGAYVAMNDSSKAIEQAGRLIAKRPGSSQGYLLLATVHQSLKNIPAAINEVNKAIRADAKSVEARVALGNLYQATKEYDKALASYQYAQRLNPDSVAAQFAIAAFYDVTGNKKQAVGNYRAVLQKNDSYVPALNNLAYLCADGYGSKEEALRLAINAFKLQPGNPGVMDTVGYALAKNGRSADAVKVMERAAALLPNDPTVRYHLGLAYYLAGDKAKSEQALQKSLSLGQSPDAKAAQTLLSQLKR; from the coding sequence ATGCTGAAGAAGTTTTCTCTCGTGTTGGTCATACTGCTTACCTGCATTGGATGCGACAGCAAGACGAAAGAGTCCCTTTACAACGAGGGGGTGCAACAATTAGAGGTTTCAAATCCCGGTGCAGCAATTGTCTTTTTCAAGAACGCGCTGGAAAAAGACGGAAACTACTTAGACGCACGTTTCCAACTGGCCAAGGCATACGCCGCTCTTGGAAAGTATGAACAGGCTGAAAAGGAGTTCACCAAAGTCCTTACACAGAATCCGTCCCGTGACGAGGTGCTGCTGGAACTGGCTAGGCTGAACAACGCGGCAGGAAAAGGTGACCTGAGTTTCGGATATGCAACCCAATACCTCTCAAGACATCCAGGAACGGTCGAGGGGCTTGAGGCAGCTGGAATTTCCTGTCTAGTTCAGAAAAAGTATCAGGACGCGCGCCAGTACCTGATCCAGGCACTCAACGTCGATCCTTCCCGGAGTACGACTAAACTTAAGTTAGCCTCCGTTGATATGGCCACGGGAGACATTGAAAAGGCCAAGGCGCTCCTGAACGAGGTAGCTCAGGCCGACCAGAAAAATTTCAAGGCGCTCTACATGCTGGCAGCGATAGAGAACAGCTCGGGCCATGGCGAGAGGGCAGCCACCCTGTACCAGAGAATTTTGCAACTGGATCAGAACCAGATCAACGCCCAATACAAGCTGGGGCTGTTGCTATTGGAGAAGGGAGAGGTGGACAAGGCGGACCAAAGTGCCGATCAGATGATCAAGACTTTCCCCAGTAAGGGGGATGGATATCGCTTGAAAGGATTGGCCGCGTTCTATCGCAAGAAGTTCGACGAGGCTATCACCTCGCTGCAGCAGTCTGTGAAGCTCTCTCCGACCCTTGAGGCGTATCACTTCTTGGGGCTTAGCTACTACAGCAAGGGCGAGTTGGAGAATGCCCTGAGCCAGTTCCGCGTAGTCCTGGACCGGGTGCCTGAAGCGCGCAAGTCGAGGCTGATGACCGCACAGACCCTGCTGGCGCAAAAACGTACTGAGGACGGCATAACCGAGATCAAGAAAGTTTTGGCTTCCGACGACAAAGACGCTTTGGCTCACAACCTTCTGGGAGGGGCCTACATGTCACAGGGGCTCTTCGAGGATGGGATGCGAGAGCTGAACCTCGCGACGAAACTCGATCCAAAGATGGTAAATGCCCACCTCAAGAAGGGTGCTTTTTACTTCAGCAAGGGAAGGTATGCCGAAGGGGAAACCGAGCTTGCCACCGCCGTTCAAGCCGCTCCCGACGCGCAAAACAACCGGCTTCTCCTTGCCTCCTATTACCAGAGTCAGAAAAAAACTGCCAAGGCGCTTTCCACTTTGCAGTCCGGCCTGAAAGGTGGCAAGACGGATGCCCCGCTTTATAATGCCATCGCATCACTGCAGCTTTCCGCAGGGAAGAAAGCGGAGGGGATCAAGACTCTGGAGCAGGCCAAACAGGTTGATCCAGCGTTTGCCGCAACCTACCAGAACCTGGCCGGCGTTTATGCCGCAACCGGCGACTATCCCCGCGCCATGGCAGAGCTAAACCAGTTGCTGGCCCGCAATCCCGGGAACCTGCGCGCCCTGCTAGGATTGGCAGCGTTGAGCGACATCAGTGGCAAAGAGGCGGACGCAGTCGCCTATTACCAGAAGGCAACCCAGACCAAGGCACCGGAAGCGTTCCTGGCCCTGGCCGGCTACCATCAGAAAAAAGGCAATACCGCGAAGGCTATCGCCGTTTTGGACGAGGAGATAAAACTTGATCCTCGCGCCATTTCAGCTCTCGAAGCAAAAGGACGCATCCTGGCGTCCCAGAAGGAATACCAGAAGGCCCTCAAGGTATTCGACCAGGTCGAGGCCCTGAATGAGGAGCGTGGCGTCGCCCTGAAGATCGGCGCATACGTCGCGATGAACGACTCCTCCAAGGCCATCGAGCAGGCAGGGCGTCTCATCGCCAAGCGCCCCGGCTCCAGCCAGGGTTACCTGCTCCTGGCCACGGTGCACCAAAGCCTGAAGAACATTCCAGCCGCTATCAACGAGGTCAATAAGGCGATCCGCGCCGATGCAAAGAGCGTGGAGGCTCGGGTCGCCCTCGGAAACCTGTACCAGGCGACCAAGGAATACGACAAGGCGCTTGCTTCCTACCAGTATGCGCAGAGGCTAAATCCTGATTCCGTAGCGGCCCAGTTCGCCATCGCAGCCTTTTACGACGTAACAGGTAATAAGAAGCAGGCGGTGGGAAATTACCGCGCCGTGCTGCAAAAAAACGACAGTTACGTGCCTGCTCTAAACAATCTCGCCTACCTGTGTGCCGACGGCTACGGCAGCAAGGAGGAAGCCCTGCGACTTGCCATCAACGCTTTCAAGTTGCAGCCGGGTAACCCAGGCGTCATGGACACAGTCGGCTACGCTCTCGCCAAGAACGGCCGCAGCGCAGATGCCGTGAAGGTTATGGAGCGCGCCGCAGCGCTGCTTCCTAACGACCCTACGGTACGCTACCACCTGGGGCTCGCCTATTATCTTGCCGGGGACAAGGCCAAGAGCGAACAGGCGCTGCAGAAATCGCTCTCCCTTGGGCAGTCGCCAGACGCCAAGGCAGCACAGACGCTCCTTTCCCAGTTGAAGAGATAG
- a CDS encoding PEP-CTERM sorting domain-containing protein — MKRMAAILAGVMLMLGVGTTAQALTLTVTSGTDSKTITDGQAGDMSSTEGKIRVYDMIVGNYLITVDTALGFSHPYISWPQALHLSAAFTSTAPGGSLTFILTDSGLSLPNLRSDLSPNAIMQYGIGGAIQKGDEITNTITYSTNGTDTNQLPGLSLIGSGMSFKAEDNALVDLANPFTISEVVTIDFGRNPGTSSFDAAVNIIPTPEPATMVLLGAGFLSLAIYCKRRKNV; from the coding sequence ATGAAACGCATGGCTGCAATCCTGGCAGGTGTGATGTTGATGTTAGGAGTCGGAACCACGGCACAAGCGCTCACCTTAACAGTTACAAGCGGAACTGACTCCAAGACAATCACAGACGGCCAAGCCGGCGACATGAGTTCCACGGAAGGCAAGATTAGAGTCTATGATATGATTGTAGGCAACTACTTGATAACAGTTGATACAGCCCTGGGATTCAGCCACCCTTACATTTCTTGGCCACAAGCCCTTCATCTGAGTGCTGCTTTCACATCAACCGCACCGGGAGGATCCCTCACATTCATACTGACTGATTCTGGCCTGTCGTTACCGAATCTGAGATCTGACTTATCGCCGAATGCCATCATGCAGTATGGGATCGGTGGCGCCATCCAAAAAGGCGACGAAATCACCAACACCATAACTTACAGCACGAATGGCACTGATACAAATCAGCTCCCAGGACTATCCTTGATAGGCTCTGGGATGTCGTTCAAAGCAGAGGATAATGCATTGGTGGATCTGGCAAACCCCTTCACCATTAGCGAAGTCGTGACTATAGATTTTGGGCGTAATCCAGGAACCTCAAGTTTCGACGCTGCAGTAAACATCATCCCCACTCCGGAACCTGCAACCATGGTACTGCTCGGTGCAGGATTTCTTAGCCTTGCTATCTACTGCAAACGAAGGAAAAACGTTTAG
- a CDS encoding TIGR03013 family XrtA/PEP-CTERM system glycosyltransferase: MNLRVALNLFTDALMAVAALIFAAGVRFGGFDLPDDWQAERGITAGIIFVGVNLFSSYLMEVHALPKESRKREIFTACLQSGCAAFFLLSVLYYLNPSLMLGRGVLFFALGFFIIFQFSWYAISGMGARAVPFAQRVLILGTGDLAWQLGEMIGSQSGSFTLAGYLECGDAVGATVPHCERLKSQMIPHEGDLLQIARTHRVSIIVVALTERRGVLPLQDMMRCKLNGIEIVDAPTFYEIVQGKLMLEEMTPSWIIFSSGFRRNALINVYKRCVDILLSVFGLFWAAPFFPLIALAIKLDSPGPLFFKQVRVGSGEKPFLLYKFRSMCQNAERNGAVWAAKNDARITRVGKFLRNSRIDEIPQLYNVLKGEMSFIGPRPERPEFVENLKKDIYYYSKRHTIKPGLTGWAQVRYPYGATVEDAKEKLRYDLYYIKNLSFLLDTQIIFETVKVVLFGRGR, encoded by the coding sequence ATGAACCTGCGCGTAGCCCTCAATCTTTTCACCGACGCCCTCATGGCCGTGGCCGCACTGATCTTTGCGGCCGGGGTCCGTTTTGGCGGCTTCGACCTGCCCGATGACTGGCAGGCGGAGCGGGGAATTACCGCCGGCATCATCTTCGTCGGAGTAAACCTTTTTTCCTCCTACCTGATGGAGGTCCATGCCCTACCCAAAGAGAGCCGCAAGCGCGAGATCTTCACGGCCTGTCTGCAGTCAGGCTGCGCGGCCTTCTTCCTGCTTTCCGTGCTTTACTACCTGAACCCGAGCCTCATGCTCGGGCGCGGCGTCCTGTTCTTCGCCCTCGGCTTCTTCATCATCTTCCAGTTCTCCTGGTACGCGATTTCGGGGATGGGAGCCCGCGCCGTTCCCTTCGCCCAACGCGTCCTGATCCTTGGCACCGGCGACCTTGCCTGGCAGTTGGGGGAGATGATCGGGTCGCAAAGCGGTTCCTTCACCCTGGCCGGCTACCTGGAGTGCGGCGATGCGGTTGGGGCAACGGTGCCCCATTGCGAACGCCTGAAGTCGCAAATGATACCTCATGAGGGGGATCTGCTGCAGATCGCGCGCACCCACAGGGTCTCCATCATAGTGGTCGCGCTCACCGAGAGGAGGGGAGTCCTGCCGCTGCAGGACATGATGCGCTGCAAGCTAAACGGGATAGAGATCGTCGACGCCCCAACCTTCTACGAGATCGTGCAGGGAAAGCTCATGCTTGAAGAGATGACTCCGAGCTGGATCATCTTTTCCTCGGGATTTCGCAGGAACGCTCTCATCAACGTCTACAAGCGTTGCGTCGACATCCTACTTTCCGTCTTCGGGCTCTTTTGGGCCGCCCCCTTCTTCCCCTTGATCGCCCTGGCCATCAAGCTGGACTCCCCGGGGCCGCTCTTCTTCAAACAGGTGCGCGTCGGCAGCGGGGAAAAGCCGTTTCTTTTGTACAAGTTCCGCTCCATGTGCCAGAACGCAGAGCGAAACGGCGCCGTGTGGGCCGCGAAAAATGACGCCCGAATCACCCGGGTGGGGAAGTTCCTGCGCAACTCCCGTATCGATGAAATACCCCAGCTCTATAACGTGCTCAAAGGGGAGATGAGCTTCATCGGTCCCAGACCCGAGCGCCCGGAGTTCGTGGAAAACTTGAAAAAGGATATTTACTACTACTCCAAACGGCACACCATCAAGCCAGGGCTCACCGGATGGGCCCAGGTCCGTTACCCCTACGGCGCCACGGTGGAAGATGCCAAGGAAAAGCTCCGCTACGATCTCTACTACATCAAGAACCTCTCCTTTCTCCTTGACACACAGATCATCTTCGAGACTGTGAAGGTGGTGCTGTTTGGCAGGGGGCGGTAG
- a CDS encoding CAAX prenyl protease-related protein, which translates to MTDSRFLGRLNSATFQRTAPFAMFMAFIAVEEAIRFAAQQHWLNLPVTLLYYLYPVKTVTVGFLLYKFLSRYHELRFQDLWQLRSTVCVVVLGILTFVIWISADWAVTLTPAPGFNPTMLSDGAVRVVMTAFRFGGAVFVVPLMEEIFWRSFLLRYLVDTDFESIPIGSFTWSSFIISTVLFGLEHHFFVAGMIAGVIYSLIVYKTRSIVQCVLAHAITNLALACYVLYTGKWYFW; encoded by the coding sequence ATGACAGATAGCCGGTTTCTTGGGCGACTTAACTCTGCCACCTTCCAACGTACAGCGCCGTTCGCCATGTTCATGGCATTCATCGCAGTAGAAGAGGCCATACGGTTTGCAGCACAACAGCATTGGCTGAATCTTCCTGTCACACTGTTGTACTACCTGTATCCTGTGAAAACTGTCACTGTTGGGTTTCTGTTATACAAGTTCTTAAGTCGTTATCATGAACTGCGCTTCCAGGATCTTTGGCAACTGAGGAGCACAGTCTGTGTCGTAGTATTGGGTATTTTAACTTTCGTCATTTGGATATCCGCGGATTGGGCCGTCACGCTTACCCCCGCCCCAGGTTTCAATCCAACAATGCTCTCGGACGGAGCAGTGAGGGTAGTAATGACGGCATTTAGGTTTGGCGGCGCCGTATTTGTCGTGCCTCTAATGGAGGAAATCTTCTGGAGGTCTTTCCTGTTACGCTACCTAGTGGACACTGACTTCGAGTCCATTCCTATCGGTTCCTTCACCTGGAGTTCCTTCATCATCTCCACAGTTTTGTTCGGGTTGGAACATCATTTTTTTGTGGCAGGCATGATAGCCGGCGTTATTTACAGCCTGATAGTGTACAAGACAAGAAGCATTGTGCAATGCGTGTTGGCACACGCCATCACCAACCTTGCCCTCGCCTGCTATGTGCTCTACACTGGCAAATGGTATTTCTGGTGA